A stretch of DNA from Prinia subflava isolate CZ2003 ecotype Zambia chromosome 9, Cam_Psub_1.2, whole genome shotgun sequence:
GATTTGGGGGCCTCCAAGCCTTGCTCCAGGTTCACCTCTGGGAACACATGTGAGTGACcttcagctgccactgctgggctTGTCGCCACCGATTTGCATTCCATGGTTGGAAGAGTTTGTACCTCAGCATCTCTACGCTCCAGAGCTGGTTTCAGGCCTTTGGTTATGTCATTCATAGAGGTCATAGTCCACATATCCTTAGTTGTCACTACCATGTCTGCACCTTGCTGGCTGCTCAGGGCAACACGAGCAGCCTTGGCTTCCGGAGGAGCTCTCTCCTGCTGAGCAGATTGCAGTTGTTCTCCAGGAACGTTACAGCACTTCAGGATTTTCTTGGCATCCAGGCCTGATTCACTTACTGAAGACACCAGCTTAGGATATGTCAGAATGTCTGAAGCAGAAAGGGAGTGGAAGTAGCCAGGTGCTGCCTGCTCCTTCTCTGTCTCACTGACGGAGCACGCCAACCGCGGGAGCAGCTGGATGGACGGGATGGGCAAGGAGTGGCAATAGGCCGGGATGGTGGCATCTGCCTTCAAGGCATCCTGCCGGAgactgcagggccctgcagagtTGTTGTGAACCGTCATCACCACGGGGGAGTACGCAGAGTTGGGAATGTTACTGTAAGTTAGACCACCATGAATAATCCCAGGGGCTTGGCTGAACATTGTCCTGTTTGGGAAACCATTTCCGGGCATACGGGGTCCTAGAACAGCAGCGTGAAATGTGCCAGGGTCTGTGTAAACAGTAGTGTTATGTGGAATACTGCCACTGTCAAAGGTGTTTGTGGGTACTTGTTGGTCTCTAGGAAGATGAGTCACAAGGTTTTGATAGTGAgatgtattttcatttgtttctgatCCATATCTCTGCGTTTGGAAAGGCATCTTAGCGACTGGACCATGCCTGCAATCAGAAGAGCTTAGGCTGCAGTGAGTAGCACTGGTTTCTACGTGAGTGACATAAGTCTGCTGTTTGCAGCTGCAGGTTAGGTCTGAGTGGCTTCTCTGAAGGGCAGCTCCTGATTCTTCCATTTTATACACGCCTTGCTGGTGAACAAAGCAGGCTGAAGAAACATTCTCAACAGTGCAGCTCTTCACACACATCTTGGTGTCCCCCACTCCCCAGGATGCTGATGACTGTTCAGTGACAAGAACATGGTTTGTATTCttagttctgccctttgaaTGGTCGTTGGCTGACTGGTCATTTATGGTTTGGACCTCTGACCCCAGTCCCATCATCCCAGGCTGTGAGGAGGACCATCCAGAACTCTGCACGCTCCTTGCATcactcctgttttccaggataTGGCAGATGGTGCTACTGTGGCTTTTCTTCAGCTCCTGTTTGTTCTGCCTTTCCTCTAAACTCCTCGAGTGCCCAATACAGGCCAGATTTGAGGAGCTCTTGGATAGGGGGTGACAGTTGACATTCAAGAGACTGTGACAAGAGTCCTGGTAGGAATGGGTGTGGAGCTGGTGGCTGTCAGATGACATGGCAAAAAAGAGATCTGCAAGAAatggtggaaaagaaagagaagcaatTTAAGTAGGAAATAAATGTACTGGAAACTATAATCTCTTCTGACCTGCTTGGCCTTCTTGCCTTTCACAGTTCAcaagtactttttaaaaagcacagtaCTCTAGTCTAGGTGTACTCGGACCAGTCAGTTTCCATTTTCACTTTCCCCAAAGAGTTTTCCCTAAATTAGAGCCAGGATTTCTTAAaattctggtgggttttttccaattcataaaacaaataaggaaaaaatcctcCTTGGTTTTACATTTTAACAATACATTTTAACAATACATTTTAACAATAcattttaacaatatttttatgttttaacaATAACTATCCCAGCATTACTATGTATAATGTCCCCAAATTCACTGAAGTCATTTTTGGGCCATCTGTAGATGTCATGTAACTTaagcaaagacagaaatattttcaaactaGATAGCTTTTCACCACAGTGGTCATTAAGCCAATGATATTATTGGCAGTACAATTATGTattatcaaaacaaaaaaatacatttcatttcaaGTCTCTTGACATTGTCATTTCAGAAGTTATCCAGTCACTGATGGAGCTTTAAACTTTAAAGCCACAACAACTGAACAagttctcccttttccccataCCTTTCCTAACAAGCTTCTTGATATTTCATGTCACAACAAGATCACTGTTTTAGTCCACTGTTTTCCCTGAGCCCACACGAGTGTACAGTGGGTATGGACAAAGCTGGTTTGACCCCCTGTGACAGAGATGACACAAAACCCAAGGAAGTGACCTCTGCCAGGCCAGTGCGGGGTCACTGCCAGTGTTCCCACAACAAATAACGTTGGGCAGCGCTCCAGCTTGTGCTCACCTCTGACACCACTGGAGGTGGCTGCAAAGACAGATCCAGTGAAAGGCTGGAGGTGAAATTCCCCTCTCTCTGTAAGGAGAACCTGCACCTCAGCACTGCCTCTGTTAAGGGTGGTGCTCTGGGCTCTTGGGCCACTCACCTTTGCAAATCCACAAGTTCATGCTGGCACCAGAGGCCGGgtgaaaatgaaacaagaaaatctTTAGCCAAAGTCTTGCAGTTCTTTCGGCCTTTTCTTTAGTGGACTCagtcatttatatttttagcaaactcttgtttctaccagttggtgcaGTAGCCTATACATTATTAACATTTCTGTTAGCAGTTTCACATCTAAGGGAAGTTGTGATTGAAGATTTTGAATCTCACCAGATTTAGCAATCCAGTTATTCCACTGACTGCTGATACATTGCCTTGGTGTCACAGAGGTGTTGCAACATTTGTACAACTAAAGTTATTTTAATACACTCATTTATCTATATCTACCCACACAAACACATATGTGTCTTTTCTACAAGAACTCACTGTGTTGAACAGAAAGATCCAGGCTATTTGTGCATTGCCTCCAGACCAAGTACTACTGGATATTTTGTTGTGCAGATGTAGAGGGTGAAAGCCAGCATTTCTCATTTTGGACAACCTTCTCTCAGATACACTCCATGCACTCTGCCTCCTTAGCAGGTCTCTGACAGAAACCTGCACAATTTCTTGCGCACTGtatcactaaaataaaaattaatgtgtGGAACAGGAAAGGTTCATACACACTGTGAACAAAAGCACTCTGCAAATGGAACAGGGAAGCTCACTCTTATCATCAAGGACACAGAGGCTGCAAGGGCTCACATTCAACCCTCTCAGTGAGAAGCTTCTCATATGTGATCCTTTTAATGTGATATTTACAGGCTTCAAGAGTCATGCACCAACATAGCTGATAAGAACATGCCTTTCGCTCCCTCTGCCAAccaagagctctgcagctgatccAGGCAGCTATCAGTGCTTGTAATTCCATTTCCATTGTTAACCTCGGCAGGCTAACAGGTTTCAATTTTCCCATCACCTGAAATCCACTTGTGTTGGCTGTCTTCCACAGTGAAATTGAATCGAGCAtgacaacattaaaaaaataataatatttgcAATCACATTCTTACAAAAATTCTCATTGTGGGTTGTGTAGCAGGGACTTGTGACCAGCAGCAATATCCTCTAGTGTAGGGCTTGCTCCAATTTGGACTGTATGCAGAAAAAAGGTGATTTCCCATCCTCCGTACATATTacctctcctgcagccacttCCACACACGAGTATAGTCTGCCACACAGGGTTCAAAGGAGTCAAGAGGATTAAACACCAGAGCAATTGCTGCCCACAAGGTGCAAATCTTACACTTAATCTCTTTAAAACATAACACCTGCAAAGGCTCTCACACACACCTGGACAAAACAACACCTGCTAATGGAAATCCTCAGACACAAATATTGAGACTCGGGTGAAAGGAAGCTTCAAACATATCCTGTTACAAATGATACAAGTCTGTGGGACGTTTGAAGGGCTCTCTTACAAAGTTTACAGCATTCAGATATGTGCAGGTACACAGAAATCAAGGCCTCTATTTGCTTCTTTTGTGTAGCAAAGGACATTGCTGCAGAAGCCTCTGTAACTGCAAGAAGATGCATTTGAAACTGATTTGTCACCTCACACACAACACATTCAGACGGATGAACCAGACCAAATATAGTGGCATCACTGAAAGCAACAATCCAGGGTGATGCTGGCAGGAAAACCTccaaagaaaatgctgaagaaattaatttttgccCCACTGCAGGTGAAATCATGACCAAACATGGGCCAATGTGACATACATTACACGTGTACATGTAGAATGTTCTGACCAGCTACTcccaacagcagctgaacattgTTGCTCAGACAGACCAGTGTTCCACACCAGCGTAACTGTAACAATTCTCCTATGGCCTTGGGCCTCCCcaaactctgcatttcacaTGTGCACTGCTGGCACTGATCGCTCAGGGTGCACAAAAACCCCTCGAGAAGAGTTCCAGGTGCCAGAGG
This window harbors:
- the GPRIN2 gene encoding G protein-regulated inducer of neurite outgrowth 2; its protein translation is MSSDSHQLHTHSYQDSCHSLLNVNCHPLSKSSSNLACIGHSRSLEERQNKQELKKSHSSTICHILENRSDARSVQSSGWSSSQPGMMGLGSEVQTINDQSANDHSKGRTKNTNHVLVTEQSSASWGVGDTKMCVKSCTVENVSSACFVHQQGVYKMEESGAALQRSHSDLTCSCKQQTYVTHVETSATHCSLSSSDCRHGPVAKMPFQTQRYGSETNENTSHYQNLVTHLPRDQQVPTNTFDSGSIPHNTTVYTDPGTFHAAVLGPRMPGNGFPNRTMFSQAPGIIHGGLTYSNIPNSAYSPVVMTVHNNSAGPCSLRQDALKADATIPAYCHSLPIPSIQLLPRLACSVSETEKEQAAPGYFHSLSASDILTYPKLVSSVSESGLDAKKILKCCNVPGEQLQSAQQERAPPEAKAARVALSSQQGADMVVTTKDMWTMTSMNDITKGLKPALERRDAEVQTLPTMECKSVATSPAVAAEGHSHVFPEVNLEQGLEAPKSPVREVRWDDEGMTWEVYGASVDPEVLGVAIQKHLEFQIEQFQTEPAEAAEKSNEEPPPGKTGKKRPFRTMMHSLRYPSCCARSSTAVE